A DNA window from Methylocystis heyeri contains the following coding sequences:
- a CDS encoding sensor histidine kinase yields the protein MQSLAVVLAWSVTTLLAGAGLIGAVGYSNAESYSYFRIRDLVAQSVVKASDGSLRLEPTGGLREEMERIPTLRFAAFKLLSQEALPGSSRELSEALRSVKSVEINGMDFFLNSAAGSRTMGSVWRWNTEFGPLFIAANGYVFTWTDPFYAFRNELVSQSLYLFLIALVSAIVAWIAVWRGLAPMRQAVETIERVDMDSLNQSISTEGMPREVRPFVDAVNSALERLDAGVARMRRYTANAAHELRTPVAILRARLENPEEQDFKTKLKWDARRIQGIVEQLLISARLNERQAPLDQEVDLATSVRRIVADYSPLIFKAGRRIAFETEDPHVTVLGNLQAIECVVANLIDNAVRAEPKGGTVFVRVKIGGIVEVIDHGAGIAESEREMIFEPFWRKSETTPGTGLGLAIVKEIVERHGGAIRVEGGSKGGTVFKAAFRKTEMP from the coding sequence ATGCAATCTTTGGCCGTTGTGCTGGCCTGGTCCGTCACGACCCTGCTGGCCGGCGCGGGGCTGATTGGCGCGGTCGGCTATTCGAACGCGGAGTCCTATTCTTATTTTCGCATACGCGACCTTGTCGCCCAGTCGGTGGTGAAGGCCTCCGATGGGTCGCTCCGTCTCGAACCGACCGGCGGCCTGCGGGAAGAAATGGAGCGAATTCCGACCTTGAGATTCGCCGCCTTCAAATTGCTGAGCCAGGAGGCTTTGCCGGGCTCTTCGCGCGAGCTGTCTGAGGCCCTGCGCAGTGTGAAGAGTGTCGAAATCAACGGGATGGATTTCTTTCTCAACTCAGCCGCGGGATCCAGAACCATGGGATCGGTCTGGCGCTGGAACACGGAATTCGGTCCTCTCTTCATCGCCGCCAACGGCTATGTCTTCACCTGGACGGATCCATTTTATGCGTTTCGCAACGAACTCGTCTCCCAGAGCCTGTATCTGTTTTTGATTGCATTGGTCTCCGCCATCGTCGCCTGGATCGCGGTTTGGCGTGGACTTGCGCCCATGCGGCAGGCGGTGGAAACGATCGAACGCGTCGACATGGACTCGCTCAACCAGAGCATCTCCACGGAGGGAATGCCTCGCGAGGTCCGCCCCTTCGTCGACGCCGTAAACAGCGCATTGGAGCGGCTTGACGCCGGCGTTGCGCGCATGCGCCGCTATACCGCCAACGCCGCGCATGAGTTGCGCACACCCGTTGCTATTCTGCGCGCGCGGCTGGAAAATCCGGAGGAGCAGGATTTCAAGACAAAGCTCAAATGGGACGCACGACGCATTCAGGGCATCGTCGAACAACTGCTGATATCTGCGCGGTTGAACGAACGCCAGGCGCCTCTGGATCAGGAAGTGGATCTCGCCACATCGGTCCGCAGGATCGTGGCGGATTACAGCCCGCTCATTTTCAAAGCCGGGCGCCGAATCGCGTTTGAAACCGAAGATCCGCACGTTACGGTGCTCGGCAATCTGCAAGCCATCGAATGCGTCGTCGCCAATCTGATCGACAACGCCGTGCGCGCCGAGCCAAAAGGAGGAACCGTCTTCGTTCGCGTAAAGATCGGCGGAATCGTCGAAGTAATCGACCACGGCGCCGGGATCGCGGAAAGCGAGCGCGAGATGATCTTCGAGCCGTTTTGGCGAAAAAGCGAGACGACTCCGGGCACTGGCCTCGGTCTCGCCATCGTGAAGGAGATCGTCGAGCGACACGGAGGCGCTATCCGGGTCGAAGGCGGCAGCAAGGGCGGCACGGTTTTCAAGGCTGCGTTTCGCAAAACCGAAATGCCTTGA
- a CDS encoding DUF2905 domain-containing protein, with protein sequence MPRLLILSGIALILLGLAWLVGERLGLGRLPGDMVIERGNVRIYIPIATSLLISAALSLLFWLFNR encoded by the coding sequence ATGCCCAGGCTTCTCATCCTCTCTGGAATCGCGCTGATCCTGCTCGGGCTCGCATGGCTGGTCGGCGAGCGCCTCGGGCTCGGGCGCCTGCCGGGAGACATGGTGATCGAGCGCGGCAATGTGCGGATCTACATACCCATCGCCACGTCCCTGCTCATCAGCGCCGCACTCAGCCTGCTGTTCTGGCTGTTCAATCGTTAA
- a CDS encoding UDP-N-acetylglucosamine-peptide N-acetylglucosaminyltransferase — protein sequence MCEWDDFHTREAFVRERLRDLDGEPIPPFWLLSEPGVSGREHRASSDIWMRKRLALAAVEKERLAFDFPAGETGKIRLGYLSNDFHDHATALLLVETLEAHDRSRFEVHAYSYGKDDGREMRRRLACAFDHFHDISSNSDNEAARRINDDGIHILIDLKGFTQNTRTSILALRPAPVQVNYLGYPGTLGAELCDYIISDSFVTPDSAAEDYAETFALLPHCYQPHGRKVLIDPAPDRASAGLPIEGFVFCCFNQAFKLTPGIFDIWCRLLDAVPASVLWLLGSSAAEGNLRNEALKRGIAASRLIFAPDLPQSRHLARLQLADLVLDTAPYGAHTTASDALWAGVPLITWPGETFASRVAGSLLSAIGLPELIVDCEDDYFERALALASNPNSLAGLRSKLAFNRLTTPLFDVEAYTAALEKLYLEMWSRRRAGSPLTTLRLPAARPEATRPAP from the coding sequence ATGTGCGAGTGGGATGACTTTCACACGCGCGAAGCTTTCGTTCGAGAGCGCTTGCGCGATCTTGACGGCGAACCCATTCCTCCCTTTTGGCTTTTGTCGGAACCGGGCGTTTCGGGGCGCGAGCACCGCGCGAGTTCCGATATCTGGATGCGCAAGCGGCTGGCGCTCGCCGCCGTCGAGAAAGAGCGGCTGGCCTTCGATTTTCCGGCGGGCGAAACCGGGAAAATAAGGCTCGGATATCTTTCGAACGATTTTCACGATCACGCCACGGCGCTCCTGCTGGTGGAGACATTGGAGGCGCATGATCGCTCACGCTTCGAGGTCCACGCCTATTCCTACGGAAAGGACGATGGCAGGGAGATGAGGCGAAGGCTTGCCTGCGCCTTCGACCATTTCCACGACATAAGCTCCAACTCGGACAACGAGGCCGCGCGCAGGATCAACGACGACGGCATACATATCCTCATCGATCTAAAAGGCTTCACGCAAAACACGCGAACTTCGATCCTCGCCTTGCGCCCGGCGCCCGTGCAAGTGAACTATCTGGGCTATCCCGGCACTCTCGGGGCGGAGCTGTGCGACTACATAATTTCAGATTCGTTCGTGACCCCGGACTCCGCCGCAGAGGACTACGCGGAAACCTTCGCCCTGCTTCCTCACTGCTATCAGCCGCACGGCCGCAAAGTTTTGATCGATCCTGCTCCCGACCGCGCCTCCGCCGGCTTGCCGATAGAGGGCTTCGTCTTTTGTTGCTTTAATCAAGCGTTCAAACTCACGCCCGGCATATTCGACATCTGGTGTCGGCTTCTCGACGCGGTGCCGGCGAGCGTGCTTTGGCTCCTTGGGTCCAGCGCTGCGGAAGGCAACCTGCGCAACGAGGCGCTAAAGCGCGGGATCGCGGCATCGCGCCTGATTTTCGCGCCCGACCTCCCGCAGAGCCGGCATCTCGCCCGCCTTCAACTTGCCGATCTCGTATTGGACACGGCGCCTTATGGCGCGCATACGACTGCGAGCGATGCGCTGTGGGCCGGCGTGCCGTTGATCACATGGCCCGGCGAAACATTCGCCTCCCGAGTCGCAGGAAGCCTTTTGTCCGCGATCGGACTTCCAGAACTGATCGTCGACTGCGAGGACGACTATTTTGAACGGGCGCTCGCTCTCGCCTCCAACCCCAATTCGCTCGCAGGACTTCGAAGCAAACTCGCTTTCAATCGCTTGACCACGCCGCTGTTCGACGTCGAAGCCTATACCGCCGCGCTCGAAAAGCTTTACCTGGAAATGTGGAGCCGACGCCGCGCGGGATCTCCATTGACGACACTGAGACTTCCTGCAGCACGGCCCGAGGCGACGCGCCCGGCACCATAG
- a CDS encoding TIGR02300 family protein: MSRAELGVKRRCLSCNKAFFDLNRAPPVCPNCQTVFEVIEIAHSRPRRPPFDPDRTPRQDAVENDADADPVSDEEAPSLSEEQDLDEENVLPPLDDEDEAILPDPDL, from the coding sequence GTGAGCAGAGCCGAGCTGGGCGTAAAGCGCCGCTGCCTGAGTTGCAACAAGGCCTTCTTCGACCTCAATCGGGCGCCGCCCGTCTGTCCGAACTGCCAAACCGTATTCGAAGTCATAGAGATCGCACATTCGAGACCCCGGCGCCCGCCGTTCGATCCCGACCGCACGCCGAGACAGGACGCGGTCGAAAACGACGCCGACGCCGATCCGGTTTCAGATGAAGAGGCGCCGTCGCTCTCCGAGGAGCAGGACCTCGACGAAGAGAATGTCTTGCCGCCCCTCGACGACGAAGACGAGGCAATCCTCCCCGACCCGGACCTCTGA
- a CDS encoding LysR family transcriptional regulator, whose translation MESLSGIAAFVQAAEHLSFVAAGRALGISASAVGKSIARLEESVGARLFHRTTRRIALTEEGAAFYERCRRILDDLRDAEAMLSSTTRAPRGRLRVSVPTIGYRFLLPVIPEFRQRYPDIELDIDFNDRLVDIVEEGLDAAIRSGPLTDSSLMARRLGPFRFVLCASPSYLDRNGAPQFPKDLERHDCLRFRFPTSGKLQIWPLAEGEGVDPFRGPSPLTCNNMEALRGAAISGLGIAYMPDFLARDAVEAGLLRTVLDAYLADPGQFSILWPSNRLVSPRLRVFIDHMAETLFPKA comes from the coding sequence ATGGAGAGTTTGAGCGGCATCGCGGCCTTCGTGCAGGCGGCAGAGCATCTTAGCTTTGTGGCCGCTGGCCGCGCGCTCGGCATATCCGCTTCCGCTGTCGGCAAGAGCATCGCCCGGTTGGAAGAGAGCGTCGGCGCCCGGCTTTTTCACCGCACGACCAGACGCATTGCGCTAACGGAGGAGGGCGCGGCGTTTTACGAGCGCTGTCGCCGCATTCTCGACGACCTGCGCGACGCGGAAGCCATGCTCTCGAGCACGACACGCGCTCCACGCGGCAGGCTGCGCGTGAGCGTTCCGACCATCGGCTACCGTTTTCTCCTGCCCGTCATCCCGGAGTTCCGCCAGCGTTATCCCGACATCGAACTGGATATCGATTTCAATGACAGGCTTGTCGACATCGTGGAAGAAGGTCTCGACGCGGCGATCCGCAGCGGGCCATTGACGGACTCAAGCCTTATGGCGCGCCGTCTGGGGCCATTCCGTTTCGTCCTGTGCGCGTCCCCGTCCTATCTGGATCGAAACGGCGCCCCGCAGTTCCCCAAAGATTTGGAGCGGCATGATTGCCTGCGGTTCCGCTTCCCGACATCCGGCAAGCTCCAGATCTGGCCGCTCGCCGAGGGGGAGGGGGTCGATCCCTTCCGCGGTCCATCGCCTCTCACCTGCAACAATATGGAAGCGTTGCGCGGGGCCGCGATTTCCGGATTGGGTATCGCTTATATGCCGGACTTTCTGGCGCGGGACGCCGTGGAGGCCGGCCTGCTCCGGACGGTGCTCGACGCCTATCTCGCCGATCCGGGTCAGTTCAGCATATTATGGCCGTCCAACCGTCTCGTCTCGCCTCGCTTGCGGGTTTTCATCGACCACATGGCGGAAACTCTTTTTCCCAAAGCGTGA
- a CDS encoding MFS transporter, translating to MAAATAETPTDRMPILAAVCLAAVVLPLGFAGGAVATPAIGADLGGSPTAMGWITNAFMLTFGSSLMAAGALADQFGRKRLFMTGIAAFAALSLALSLAPTILVVDILRAGQGFAAAAALAGGTSALAQEFEGYARTRAFSLLGATFGVGLAFGPLLAGFLIASLGWRAIFLSGTIIGAIALLLAGKRMRESRDPHAVGLDWPGALAFTAMLTLFTYGVIEAPEVGWSHPIVAASLLGAAATLAVFIAVETRSARPMLDLTLFRYPLFIGVQVLPVATCYCYVVLLVLLPLRFIGVGGLSEIDAGLLLVALSAPMLVVPLIASQLVRWFSAGALSGAGLLLAAVGLFWLAHVDPAASGMAVILPMLLIGAGTGVPWGLMDGLSISVVPKERAGMATGIFSTTRVAGEGVALAIVNAILASLAEARLSTFVPQGGAEIRAAAQRLAMGDVHGAAAILPALPAAEIHNSYAVAFQHLSIVLVGITVVSALIVFALLRGDRASSPRAKSPDDTGFDSIKTGSAMS from the coding sequence ATGGCCGCTGCGACAGCTGAAACCCCAACCGACAGAATGCCGATCCTCGCGGCGGTCTGCCTTGCCGCGGTTGTTCTCCCTCTCGGCTTTGCCGGCGGCGCGGTGGCGACGCCTGCGATCGGCGCCGATCTGGGCGGCAGTCCGACGGCGATGGGCTGGATCACCAATGCCTTCATGCTCACCTTCGGCAGCTCGCTCATGGCCGCGGGCGCCCTGGCCGATCAATTCGGCCGCAAGCGCCTGTTCATGACCGGCATCGCCGCCTTCGCGGCGCTATCCCTTGCATTGAGCCTTGCCCCCACAATCCTTGTCGTCGACATTCTCCGCGCGGGACAGGGCTTTGCGGCGGCCGCCGCGCTCGCCGGCGGAACGTCGGCGCTTGCGCAAGAATTCGAGGGTTACGCGCGGACGCGGGCGTTCAGCCTCCTTGGAGCGACCTTCGGCGTCGGGCTGGCCTTCGGACCGCTTCTTGCCGGCTTCCTGATCGCATCTCTCGGCTGGCGGGCGATATTCCTGTCGGGAACGATCATTGGAGCGATCGCGCTGCTGCTGGCGGGCAAAAGGATGAGAGAGAGCCGAGACCCCCATGCGGTCGGTCTCGACTGGCCCGGCGCTCTCGCCTTCACCGCAATGCTGACGCTCTTCACTTATGGCGTCATCGAAGCGCCTGAAGTCGGCTGGAGCCATCCGATTGTCGCGGCGTCGCTCCTTGGCGCGGCCGCCACGCTCGCGGTCTTCATCGCCGTCGAAACGCGATCAGCCCGGCCGATGCTGGACCTCACTCTGTTTCGCTATCCGCTCTTCATCGGCGTTCAAGTCCTGCCGGTCGCCACATGCTACTGCTATGTCGTGCTTCTGGTTCTGCTGCCTTTGCGTTTCATCGGCGTCGGCGGCCTCAGCGAGATCGACGCCGGCCTGCTGCTCGTCGCCCTGTCCGCCCCCATGCTGGTCGTGCCGCTCATAGCCTCCCAGCTCGTTCGCTGGTTCTCGGCGGGCGCTCTTTCCGGCGCCGGCCTCCTTCTGGCCGCTGTCGGGCTGTTCTGGCTTGCCCATGTCGATCCCGCAGCCAGCGGCATGGCGGTAATCCTCCCGATGCTTCTCATCGGCGCGGGAACCGGCGTTCCATGGGGCCTAATGGACGGCCTGTCGATCAGCGTCGTTCCCAAGGAGCGCGCCGGCATGGCGACCGGGATTTTCAGCACGACGCGGGTGGCGGGAGAAGGCGTTGCATTGGCGATCGTCAACGCCATCCTTGCAAGTCTTGCGGAAGCCCGGTTGTCCACTTTCGTTCCGCAGGGCGGCGCCGAAATAAGAGCGGCGGCCCAAAGGCTGGCGATGGGAGACGTCCATGGGGCCGCGGCGATCCTGCCCGCATTGCCGGCCGCGGAAATCCACAACAGCTATGCTGTCGCCTTTCAGCATTTGAGCATCGTGCTCGTCGGCATCACGGTTGTTTCGGCGCTGATCGTCTTCGCATTGCTCCGCGGCGATAGAGCATCTTCACCTCGAGCGAAATCGCCTGACGACACCGGCTTTGACTCAATCAAAACCGGAAGCGCTATGAGTTGA
- a CDS encoding ABC-F family ATP-binding cassette domain-containing protein — protein MLTINDLTYRLGERMLFDKAGVALPTRGRAGFVGRNGAGKTTLFRLIAGEISAESGAISIPPRSRLGRVEQEAPGGPTRLIDFVLAADVERASLLDRAQVETDPHEIAEIQTRLADIEAHAAPARAAAILHGLGFDSQAQQRPLSEFSGGWRMRVALAAVLFSRPDLLLLDEPTNYLDLEGTLWLVDYLARYPASVIVISHDRDLLDDVATHILHLDRGKLQLYKGNYSSFEKQRREAQELALKAGKKQEEQRKHLQSFVDRFRSKATKARQAQSRIKLLAKMQEVAPIVDEAVLPIHLPSPEKPLSPPIISLENASVGYGERVVLSRLTLSLSEDDRIGLLGANGNGKSTFAKLLGGRLQPLSGKAVRAAKLDVGFFAQHQVDDLNPDDTPYSVFSRLMPDAPEARVRAAAARVGFSGPRADTKVERLSGGEKARLLLGVTSFHAPHLLILDEPTNHLDIDSRAALITAINEYEGAVVLVSHDRYLLEACADRLWVVEDGRVRNFDGDMDEYARYILSKSREDERPAAVAAAKPAEKAPPVSKPRRDPGFVRRQLAAAEEKVNKFTQLLERVDAALSDPEAFARNPQEAARLAAQREELAKALASAEEQWLEIAGQAEG, from the coding sequence ATGCTCACGATCAATGATCTCACCTACCGGCTGGGCGAGCGGATGCTCTTCGACAAGGCCGGAGTCGCCCTGCCGACGCGCGGCCGCGCCGGATTCGTCGGCCGCAACGGGGCCGGGAAAACCACGCTGTTTCGGCTCATCGCGGGAGAAATCTCGGCCGAAAGCGGCGCGATCTCGATTCCGCCGCGCAGCCGGCTGGGCCGCGTCGAGCAGGAGGCGCCTGGCGGCCCGACCCGACTGATCGATTTCGTCCTCGCCGCCGATGTGGAGCGCGCCTCGCTTCTGGACCGCGCACAGGTCGAGACCGACCCGCATGAAATCGCCGAAATCCAGACCCGTCTCGCCGATATCGAGGCCCATGCCGCGCCCGCGCGCGCAGCGGCGATCCTGCACGGCCTCGGTTTCGATTCGCAGGCGCAGCAGCGACCGCTTTCGGAGTTCTCCGGCGGCTGGCGCATGCGCGTCGCCCTGGCCGCGGTGCTGTTTTCGCGTCCCGACCTCCTGCTGCTCGACGAGCCCACCAACTATCTCGATCTCGAAGGCACGCTCTGGCTGGTCGACTATCTCGCGCGCTATCCGGCTTCCGTGATCGTCATCAGCCACGACCGCGACCTCCTCGACGACGTGGCGACTCACATCCTTCACCTCGATCGCGGCAAGCTTCAGCTCTACAAGGGGAACTATTCCTCCTTCGAGAAGCAGCGCCGCGAGGCCCAGGAGCTGGCCCTCAAGGCCGGCAAGAAGCAGGAGGAGCAGCGCAAGCATCTCCAGTCCTTCGTCGATCGCTTCCGCTCCAAGGCCACCAAGGCCCGGCAGGCGCAATCGCGCATAAAGCTGCTGGCCAAGATGCAGGAGGTCGCGCCGATCGTGGACGAGGCCGTGCTGCCGATTCATCTGCCTTCGCCGGAAAAGCCGCTGTCGCCGCCGATCATATCGCTGGAAAACGCCAGCGTCGGCTATGGCGAACGGGTCGTGCTGTCGCGACTGACGCTCAGCCTGTCCGAAGACGACCGCATCGGCCTGCTCGGCGCCAACGGCAACGGCAAATCGACCTTCGCCAAGCTACTCGGCGGCCGGCTGCAGCCGTTGTCCGGCAAGGCGGTTCGGGCGGCCAAGCTCGATGTGGGTTTCTTTGCGCAGCATCAGGTCGATGATCTCAATCCGGACGACACGCCGTACAGCGTGTTCTCGCGGCTGATGCCGGACGCCCCCGAAGCCCGCGTCCGCGCCGCCGCCGCGCGCGTCGGGTTTTCCGGCCCGCGCGCCGACACCAAGGTCGAACGTCTCTCGGGTGGCGAGAAGGCGCGGCTGCTGCTCGGCGTCACGTCTTTTCACGCGCCGCATCTCCTGATCCTGGACGAACCCACCAACCATCTCGACATCGACAGCCGCGCCGCGCTGATCACAGCCATCAACGAATATGAAGGCGCGGTGGTGCTGGTGTCGCATGATCGCTATCTGCTGGAGGCCTGCGCCGATCGCCTATGGGTGGTCGAGGACGGCCGGGTGCGCAATTTCGACGGCGATATGGACGAATATGCGCGCTATATTCTGTCGAAATCGCGCGAAGACGAGCGTCCGGCTGCGGTGGCGGCGGCCAAGCCCGCCGAAAAGGCGCCGCCCGTTTCAAAGCCCCGGCGCGATCCCGGCTTCGTCCGTCGCCAGCTCGCCGCGGCCGAGGAGAAGGTGAACAAGTTCACGCAGCTTCTGGAGCGGGTGGACGCCGCGCTGTCGGACCCGGAAGCTTTCGCGCGCAACCCGCAGGAGGCCGCGCGCCTCGCCGCCCAGCGCGAGGAACTCGCCAAGGCTCTGGCGAGCGCCGAGGAGCAATGGCTGGAAATCGCGGGGCAGGCGGAGGGGTGA
- a CDS encoding ABC transporter permease — protein sequence MTSPAKIFRIHAKPVRRFGGWRVLVMLALSATTASAQMSLYERLPAGFAFVRFASALPGDVIVKPESITEPMTLTTEGAGRISAYYGVEDVVDRTFFVELGGKARTSFALTPGVFQTVLLERSGGGLAARVVIDQAELSQNKARLAFYNAVPDCAGANLQIEPDGQAIFLNVGPNLMRGRSVNPAPNARVIASCGSAQMVALNLGPLDAGGQYSVWLMAPEGAPIAFISKNTIAPYLR from the coding sequence ATGACGAGCCCAGCAAAAATATTTCGCATCCACGCCAAGCCAGTGCGGCGATTTGGCGGATGGCGCGTCCTCGTCATGCTTGCTCTATCGGCGACGACCGCCTCGGCGCAGATGTCGCTGTATGAGCGGCTTCCGGCGGGGTTTGCCTTTGTTCGTTTCGCCAGCGCTCTTCCCGGCGACGTCATCGTCAAACCTGAAAGCATCACCGAACCGATGACGCTCACGACGGAAGGGGCCGGGCGCATTTCTGCCTATTATGGCGTCGAGGATGTCGTAGATCGCACGTTTTTCGTCGAACTGGGCGGGAAGGCCAGGACGAGCTTCGCGTTGACGCCGGGCGTGTTCCAGACTGTCTTGCTAGAACGGTCCGGGGGTGGCCTGGCGGCTAGAGTAGTGATCGACCAGGCCGAATTGAGCCAGAACAAGGCCAGGCTCGCCTTTTACAACGCCGTGCCGGATTGCGCCGGGGCGAATTTGCAGATTGAACCGGATGGACAAGCGATTTTCTTGAACGTCGGTCCCAACCTAATGCGCGGTCGCTCAGTCAATCCCGCGCCAAACGCACGCGTCATTGCGAGTTGCGGCTCCGCCCAAATGGTCGCACTGAACCTGGGGCCTCTCGATGCCGGCGGCCAATACAGCGTTTGGCTGATGGCGCCGGAGGGCGCGCCGATCGCGTTCATCTCGAAGAATACGATAGCGCCTTACTTGCGCTGA
- a CDS encoding SGNH/GDSL hydrolase family protein: MIGLIINLRLFRFQPILKDARYELAKVAARLALTLSGSIALFACDVFERWALDMQNILAGVAFLIIGDSHFSRENYLITTLHNELLQRGAQVETFGACGLTAGEWIDSTFASCGTAHRGGDGPVEEYRTGAKSWPIDALIDRVKPNVVVVSIGDTMAAYGRRDMPKQWISENVKALTSRITAHHVSCIWVGPAWGSEGGPFFKTFERAKEMSSFLATQVGPCVYVDSLALAAPGEWKTFDGMHFTTLGYRQWGAALATAIAQCIPEKRAGH, translated from the coding sequence GTGATCGGCCTCATCATCAATCTGCGACTATTCAGGTTTCAGCCAATTTTAAAGGATGCTAGATACGAGTTAGCGAAAGTTGCGGCGCGCCTGGCTTTGACGCTGTCTGGCTCTATTGCCCTGTTCGCTTGCGACGTTTTTGAGCGATGGGCCTTGGACATGCAGAACATTCTTGCCGGTGTCGCCTTTCTGATCATAGGCGACAGTCATTTTTCCAGGGAAAATTATCTCATCACGACGTTGCATAACGAATTGTTGCAGCGGGGGGCGCAGGTGGAAACTTTTGGCGCTTGCGGCCTTACCGCGGGCGAGTGGATCGACTCGACTTTCGCATCCTGCGGAACCGCCCACCGCGGCGGCGACGGTCCAGTGGAAGAATACCGGACAGGAGCCAAAAGCTGGCCGATCGACGCGCTGATCGATCGCGTCAAGCCCAACGTGGTCGTCGTCAGCATAGGCGACACCATGGCCGCCTACGGCCGGCGCGACATGCCGAAGCAATGGATTAGCGAAAACGTCAAGGCGCTGACCAGCCGCATCACAGCGCATCATGTGTCCTGCATCTGGGTCGGACCGGCGTGGGGCTCCGAAGGCGGCCCGTTTTTCAAGACCTTCGAGCGGGCGAAGGAAATGTCCAGTTTCCTCGCGACGCAGGTCGGCCCGTGTGTTTACGTCGATTCGCTCGCGCTTGCGGCGCCGGGAGAATGGAAAACCTTCGACGGTATGCACTTTACGACGCTCGGGTATCGGCAATGGGGAGCGGCCCTCGCGACCGCCATAGCACAGTGCATTCCCGAGAAGCGTGCGGGGCACTGA
- a CDS encoding alginate O-acetyltransferase AlgX-related protein, translating to MSARLQGLFLIALLIVGAWQGSAALATNVAERRLARIANLQALFDGRAARTVNFIEAHYLPADGALRMIGGILRWRVFRSGGPQVDVGCDDWLFFKEELRNWPDAEAHMRERVAGLGRIAARLAGDGIQLVVAPVPDKARVEAGALCGSHRTAQADQRYGALMRLLRDQGIATVELLAPLAAARAREPMFYRTDTHWNQTGAAIASKSVAEAVTAPIERRFGFHTEKATVETDWPGDLLRLMSLDATPDIWLKLRPRPDRQLVERTVATQRAESVGLLDEDPGDRIVLLGSSYALNANFHGRLQEYLRAPVDNLAEAGGGFAGSANHYFRGARFSETPPRLIIWEFPERALSPPLNADDRALLEFFQR from the coding sequence ATGTCCGCGCGATTGCAAGGCCTGTTCTTGATCGCTCTGCTGATCGTCGGCGCCTGGCAGGGCTCGGCCGCGCTTGCGACGAACGTCGCGGAGCGTCGCTTGGCGCGCATCGCCAATCTGCAAGCCTTGTTCGACGGACGCGCCGCGCGGACGGTGAATTTTATCGAAGCGCATTATTTGCCGGCTGATGGCGCCTTGCGCATGATCGGCGGCATTTTGCGTTGGCGTGTGTTTCGCTCCGGCGGTCCGCAGGTCGACGTGGGATGCGATGACTGGCTGTTTTTCAAGGAGGAATTGCGAAACTGGCCGGACGCCGAAGCGCATATGCGCGAAAGGGTCGCCGGCCTGGGCCGGATCGCCGCGCGCCTGGCAGGAGATGGAATTCAATTGGTGGTCGCGCCCGTGCCGGACAAGGCGCGCGTGGAGGCTGGAGCCCTGTGCGGATCGCACCGGACAGCGCAAGCCGACCAGCGCTATGGGGCGCTCATGAGACTTCTCCGCGACCAGGGGATCGCGACAGTGGAATTGCTGGCGCCGCTCGCGGCGGCGCGTGCACGGGAGCCGATGTTTTATCGGACCGACACGCATTGGAACCAGACGGGCGCCGCGATCGCGTCCAAAAGCGTCGCCGAGGCGGTCACCGCGCCGATCGAGCGGCGTTTTGGTTTTCACACGGAGAAAGCCACAGTCGAAACCGACTGGCCCGGTGATCTACTGCGCCTCATGAGCCTCGACGCGACCCCTGACATCTGGCTAAAACTCCGGCCGCGGCCGGATCGTCAGTTAGTCGAACGCACGGTCGCGACCCAGCGCGCCGAAAGCGTCGGCCTGCTCGACGAGGATCCGGGCGACAGGATCGTGCTTCTGGGAAGTTCGTATGCGCTCAACGCCAATTTCCACGGGCGGTTGCAGGAATATCTGCGCGCGCCCGTCGACAATCTGGCCGAAGCCGGCGGCGGTTTCGCGGGCTCGGCGAACCACTATTTCAGGGGAGCGCGCTTTTCCGAAACTCCACCGCGCCTGATCATATGGGAGTTCCCCGAACGCGCACTTTCCCCGCCGCTCAATGCGGACGACCGCGCCTTGCTCGAGTTTTTCCAACGGTGA